The following are from one region of the Coffea eugenioides isolate CCC68of chromosome 2, Ceug_1.0, whole genome shotgun sequence genome:
- the LOC113763542 gene encoding monothiol glutaredoxin-S2-like has protein sequence MGMVKKLGSENPVVIFSKSNCGMCHTIKTLINNFGANPKVYEIDQHQDGQKMERELLRLGQEPSVPTVFIGKEMIGGSDEVIGLNVKGELKPLLIRAKAIWI, from the coding sequence ATGGGCATGGTTAAAAAGTTGGGGTCTGAAAATCCTGTGGTTATCTTCAGCAAAAGCAATTGTGGTATGTGCCACACCATTAAGACACTAATAAACAATTTTGGGGCAAATCCTAAAGTTTATGAGATTGATCAACATCAAGATGGTCAGAAAATGGAAAGGGAACTGCTACGTCTAGGACAAGAGCCAAGTGTGCCTACTGTTTTCATAGGCAAAGAGATGATCGGTGGCTCTGATGAGGTGATAGGCCTCAATGTCAAAGGCGAGCTGAAGCCACTGCTTATAAGGGCCAAAGCTATATGGATATAG